The following proteins come from a genomic window of Bradysia coprophila strain Holo2 unplaced genomic scaffold, BU_Bcop_v1 contig_138, whole genome shotgun sequence:
- the LOC119073431 gene encoding transient receptor potential cation channel trpm isoform X3, with translation MLRQKRQPKPIRWGLKKICWGLINITVPRHAPRSWIEANFQKRDCVKFIPNPKDETKCCCGQSRTTHQTIPGIEAGTPGDVWVPYKHTRSHPTDAYGTIEFQGGAHPTKAQYVRLSYDTRPELLVQLFTKEWNLELPKLLITVQGGKANFELQPKLKKEIRKGLLKAAKTTGAWIFTGGTNTGVTKQVGDALLLEGQQRTGRVVSIGIAPWGIVERNHELLGHNRDVPCHSISSPRSKLEVLNNRHAYFLLVDNGTQGRYGAELILRRKLEKFISNLKLHPFTHSSTPVVCLVIEGGTNTIRAVLEYVTDTPPVPVVVCDGSGRAADLIAFVHKYAADGEEQTVLESMRDYLLNTIQKTFEVGIDQAECLYQELLQCTRNKNLITVYRIQEKPEGEVHELDQTILTALFKSQHLSPPEQLSLALTWNRVDIARTEIFVYGQEWPHGALDEAMMQALEHDRIDFVKLLLENGVSMKKFLTIPRLEELYNTKHGPANTLGFILRDVRPHIPKGYIYTLHDIGLVINKLMGGAYRSYYTRRKFRPIYAKVMNSYVNTYRKSSTFQRHPGANSMSLLAGLLPFTSEMALFEFPFNELLIWAVLTKRQEMALLMWAHGEESLAKSLVACKLYKAMAHEAAEDDLDTEIYDELKAYAKDFEAKGIKLLDFCYRQDAERAQRLLTCELQSWSSQSCLSLAVAANHRPLLAHPCSQVILADLWMGGLRTRKNTNLKVMLGLICPPFITKLDFKSKEELQSMPQTEEEHLENQNLDYEDLDKAHPDAENPPKRKKSISLKYEIGRQTCTQALLADPYPMKDTKVQENGKVSLSDSDCGQKEFLQISYDYEIKQHRPLRLKKKIYEFYTAPITKFWADSMAYMIFLVLFTYTVLVKMAPSPTWQEVYSIAYITTMGCEKIREIISSEPVAISHKFAVWAWNMWNPCDAAAIIFFVIGLTLRFRPNTMDAGRVIYCLDSIYWYLRILNILGVNKYLGPLVTMMGKMVKNMIYFVVLLLVVLLSFGVSRQAILAPHKEPSWSLVKGVLYQPYFMLYGEVFADDIYPDCGESPGQIPCVTGNWVTPITMAMYLLIANILLINLLIAVFNNIFIEVNAVSHQVWMFQRFTVVMEYQQKPVLPPPLIAFSHCYSLLKYFIRKAKGFDLPRDNGLKLFLEKDDMERLYDFEEECVEGYFREQEIVLNQSTDERIKATNDRVENMTQKIEDINQKENIQSATVQNIDFRLRKVEESAEQILSTLAVIHRFMSAHTSIQENLHGSSSNISTDNRQRGITYSEHQTLQVTGKPKFNRSLTEVRPDAYIFDDGHHFEVRPVQEEDEAVDRTDILREIPIAKARKQSILSEDSDIFCHEKHLHSSDTVKKPPFLNIIRQETTSTESRDTLTPLEASDDHTLVDDGSAENITDLNFEAAKRNAIRRRSMARRNSECCSNYNDIQRSQTSLIAAGAMSRRQVSLTQSEPDSGNEQAPVKVVSVKPNRNLLMKFHTQYTSITDELENICQTITSPTLSIRDSDKTVHDMSKAEIAALIERQHLKECEENDYVMLSRLFYNRGSIEETDDNFEGSSLDLPNRHPLRRETAVELPVTPSKSNDPDSDPAEYELRVDRTSTVNRNLSADHSTIRVMTSQNYLIPSMSEPIPHPFKSSSDSIQKNSSTETEYSLQPYQVIKQSSNETNPSFTGSFNVDNPLTLELSIDTDNSHNVTVIDGDYVDDKDNVPIINCNVKKFGEIRHSINEVRGGLKKQFSMDQGQLSPKIIESGVQKSCLKPSNTNSKLIGALKESSSTSTDESKDDRTIPTISTNLVQDEIAKLSSNIKSSTEDDKDPPYNETMC, from the exons CATGCTCCCAGAAGTTGGATCGAAGCGAATTTCCAAAAGCGAGACTGCGTTAAATTTATTCCGAACCCAAAGGACGAAACAAA ATGTTGTTGTGGTCAATCACGTACAACCCATCAAACTATACCTGGCATCGAGGCTGGCACACCAGGAGATGTATGGGTACCATACAAGCATACGAGATCACATCCCACAGACGCTTACGGAACAATTGAGTTTCAAGGTGGTGCTCATCCTACCAAAGCACAA TACGTTCGTCTATCATATGACACCCGACCAGAATTGTTAGTTCAGTTGTTTACAAAAGAATGGAATTTGGAATTACCCAAACTGCTTATAACGGTTCAAGGTGGCAAAGCTAATTTTGAACTTCAGCCGAAGTTaaaaaag GAAATACGCAAGGGTTTGCTGAAAGCTGCAAAAACCACTGGAGCATGGATTTTTACTGGTGGCACCAATACGg GTGTAACAAAGCAGGTCGGAGATGCCCTGCTTCTGGAAGGTCAACAAAGAACCGGAAGAGTGGTTAGCATTGGTATTGCACCGTGGGGCATTGTCGAACGTAATCATGAGTTACTGGGTCACAACAGAGACGTCCCGTGCCATAGCATTAGTTCGCCGAG gTCAAAATTGGAGGTGCTTAACAACCGACATGCATACTTCCTACTTGTAGATAACGGCACACAAGGACGTTATGGTGCCGAGTTGATTCTTCGACGTAAACTCGAAAAGTTTATTTCAAACTTAAAACTGCATCCAT TTACCCATTCTAGTACGCCGGTGGTGTGTTTAGTTATTGAAGGTGGAACTAATACTATAAGGGCTGTTTTGGAATATGTTACCGATACTCCG CCGGTACCAGTTGTTGTATGTGATGGATCTGGTAGAGCAGCTGACTTAATTGCTTTTGTGCACAA GTACGCTGCTGATGGTGAAGAACAAACAGTATTGGAATCGATGCGAGATTACCTGCTTAACACAATCCAAAAAACATTCGAAGTTGGAATCGATCAAGCAGAATGCTTGTACCAAGAACTGTTACAATGTACCCGAAATAAGAATTtg ATAACTGTGTATCGAATCCAAGAAAAACCCGAGGGTGAGGTGCACGAATTGGATCAGACCATACTAACGGCACTGTTTAAGTCGCAGCATTTAAGTCCTCCCGAGCAATTGAGTTTAGCATTGACATGGAATCGCGTCGACATTGctcgaaccgaaattttcgtttaCGGACAAGAATGGCCGCATGGGGCTCTCGACGAAGCTATGATGCAGGCTCTAGAACATGATCGGATCGATTTCGTTAAATTATTGTTAGAAAATGGCGTttcaatgaagaaatttttaaccATTCCAAGGCTTGAAGAGTTGTACAACACAAAACATGGTCCAGCTAATACTTTAGG ATTTATTTTAAGAGATGTTCGTCCTCACATACCCAAAGGATACATTTATACGCTTCATGATATAGGTTtagtaataaataaattgatggGTGGTGCATATCG GTCTTACTACACCCGTCGaaaatttcgtccaatttACGCCAAAGTTATGAATAGCTACGTGAATACATATAGAAAATCGTCAACATTTCAACGTCATCCTGGTGCTAATTCAATGAGCCTTTTAGCGGGACTTCTTCCATTTACATCCGAAATGGCTTTGTTTGAATTTCCCTTCAACGAGCTTCTG ATATGGGCTGTGCTAACAAAACGTCAAGAAATGGCTCTACTTATGTGGGCTCATGGTGAAGAGTCATTAG CCAAATCACTCGTCGCTTGTAAATTGTACAAAGCCATGGCACACGAAGCAGCTGAGGATGATCTGGACACAGAAATTTACGACGAACTGAAGGCTTATGCTAAAGATTTCGAGGCGAAAGGAATAaaacttttagatttttgttaTCGACAAGATGCAGAACGGGCACAACGATTGCTCACTTGTGAGCTGCAGTCGTGGTCAAGCCAAAGTTGTTTGTCACTAGCTGTAGCTGCTAATCATAGGCCGCTGTTAGCTCATCCGTGCAGTCAGGTTATTTTGGCCGATTTGTGGATGGGTGGATTGAG GACGAGGAAAAACACTAATCTGAAG GTCATGCTCGGTTTGATATGTCCACCATTTATAACCAAATTGGATTTTAAGTCAAAGGAGGAGTTGCAATCGATGCCACAAACAGAGGAAGAACATctggaaaatcaaaatttggatTACGAAGATCTGGATAAAGCCCATCCCGATGCCGAG aaTCCACCTAAAcggaaaaaatcaatttcgctTAAATATGAAATAGGTCGTCAGACGTGTACCCAG gCTCTTTTGGCCGACCCATATCCGATGAAAGACACCAAAGTTCAAGAGAACGGAAAA GTCTCACTGTCTGATTCTGATTGTGGTCAAAAGGAGTTCCTGCAAATATCTTATGACTACGAAATTAAGCAGCACCGACCACTTCGTcttaagaagaaaatttatgaattttacacAGCTCCCATAACTAAATTTTGGGCTGATTCT ATGGCATACATGATATTTTTGGTACTATTCACATACACGGTTTTGGTGAAAATGGCACCGTCACCAACATGGCAAG AAGTTTATTCGATTGCTTACATAACCACAATGGGCTGTGAGAAAATCCGTGAAATTATCTCTTCGGAACCAGTAGCAATATC ACATAAATTTGCTGTATGGGCATGGAATATGTGGAACCCGTGCGATGCTGcagcaataatattttttgttattggtTTAACCTTAAGATTTAGGCCGAATACGATGGATGCAGGACGTGTGATCTATTGTTTGGATAGTATCTACTGGTACTTACGAATACTTAACATCCTGGGAGTTAACAAATATTTAG GTCCACTG GTTACCATGATGGGTAAAATGGTTAAGAATATGATTTATTTTGTGGTTCTTTTACTTGTTGTACTGCTCAGTTTTGGCGTGAGTAGACAAGCAATTTTAGCTCCGCATAAAGAGCCCAGCTGGAGTCTGGTCAAAGGT GTGTTATATCAGCCATACTTCATGCTTTACGGAGAAGTATTTGCCGATGATATTTACCCAGACTGTGGAGAGAGTCCTGGGCAAATACCATGTGTTACTG gtaACTGGGTGACACCGATTACAATGGCCATGTACTTATTGATAGCAAACATACTGCTCATAAATCTGTTGATAGCggttttcaacaacattttcattgaagtGAATGCAGTGTCGCATCAG GTGTGGATGTTCCAACGTTTTACCGTAGTCATGGAATATCAACAAAAACCCGTACTGCCACCGCCATTGATTGCCTTCAGCCATTGCTACTCATTGCTCAAATATTTTATACGGAAAGCGAAAG GGTTTGATTTGCCACGTGATAACggattgaaattatttttggaaaaagatgATATGGAACGTCTGTACGATTTTGAAGAGGAATGTGTGGAAGGATACTTTAGAGAGCAAGAAATTGTGCTCAATCAGTCAACGGATGAACGGATTAAGGCAACCAATGATCGGGTCGAGAATATGACGCAAAAGATTGAAGACATCAATCAGAAAGAAAACATTCAATCGGCAACCGTTCAG AACATTGATTTTCGATTGCGAAAAGTCGAAGAATCGGCAGAACAAATATTATCTACTTTAGCTGTGATACATAGATTTATGTCGGCGCATACATCTATTCAAGAAAATCTACATGGTTCGTCAAGCAATATAAGCACAGACAATCGTCAAAGAGGAATTACTTACTCTGAACATCAAACACTACAG GTAACGGGTAAACCTAAATTCAATCGATCATTAACGGAGGTGCGGCCAGACGCTTACATTTTCGATGATGGCCATCATTTTGAAGTGAGACCGGTGCAAGAAGAGGATGAAGCTGTGGATAGAACTGACATATTACGAGAG ataCCCATAGCAAAAGCGCGGAAGCAGTCGATACTCTCTGAAGATTCCGACATTTTTTGTCACGAAAAACATCTCCATTCGTCTGATACAGTTAAGAAACCTCCGTTTTTGAATATCATCCGACAAGAGACCACGAGCACAGAAAGCAGAGATACGCTAACACCGCTCGAGGCTAGCGATGATCACACATTGGTCGATGATGGTTCTGCGGAAAATATAACGGACTTAAATTTCGAGGCAGCTAAGAGGAATGCAATACGACGCAGATCGATGGCTCGTAGAAATTCAGAGTGCTGTTCGAATTACAACGACATACAAAGATCACAAACTAGTCTAATTGCAGCGGGTGCAATGAGTCGACGACAAGTTAGTTTGACTCAATCGGAACCAGATAGTGGAAATGAGCAAG CTCCTGTTAAAGTTGTATCAGTCAAGCCTAACAGGAATCTTCTAATGAAATTCCACACTCAATACACATCCATTACCGATGAGTTAGAGAACATTTGTCAGACAATAACATCACCAACTCTTTCTATTCGTGATTCGGACAAAACGGTGCATGACATGTCAAAGGCTGAAATTGCGGCACTGATTGAACGGCAGCATTTGAAGGAATGCGAAGAAAATGATTATGTGATGCTGTCCAGATTGTTCTATAACCGCGGATCGATCGAAGAAACAGACGATAATTTTGAG GGATCATCACTGGATCTACCAAATCGACATCCACTTCGTCGTGAAACCGCCGTTGAACTTCCAGTGACTCCATCAAAATCGAATGACCCGGATAGTGATCCAGCTGAGTATGAACTTCGCGTCGACCGAACGTCTACAGTCAATCGCAATTTATCGGCTGATCATTCGACGATCCGAGTCATGACATCCCAAAACTATCTCATCCCCTCGATGTCAGAACCCATTCCTCATCCATTCAAATCGTCTTCAGACAGCATTCAGAAAAATTCTAGCACAGAAACCGAATATTCGCTGCAACCGTACCAAGTGATCAAACAAagttcaaatgaaacaaatccTTCGTTCACTGGATCATTCAACGTAGACAATCCTCTAACACTAGAATTGTCTATCGACACAGACAATAGTCATAATGTAACTGTTATTGACGGGGATTACGTCGATGACAAGGATAATGTACCGATCATTAACTGCAATGTTAAAAAGTTCGGCGAAATTCGCCATTCGATAAATGAGGTGCGCGGTGGTCTGAAGAAACAGTTCAGCATGGATCAAGGTCAATTGTCACCAAAGATCATTGAAAGTGGCGTCCAGAAAAGTTGCTTGAAACCGTCAAACACGAATTCGAAATTGATCGGTGCGTTGAAGGAGAGTAGTTCGACTAGTACGGATGAATCGAAGGATGACAGAACCATTCCAACGATAAGCACAAATTTAGTGCAAGATGAAATTGCCAAATTGTCGTCGAATATTAAAAGTAGTACCGAAGACGATAAAGATCCACCGTATAATGAAACCATGTGCTAG